From a region of the Acidimicrobiales bacterium genome:
- a CDS encoding VOC family protein: MSVKVNGIHHLAICTSDIKAQIEYFSDVLGAELVALYWMHGVDGAWHGFMKLNDHSYVAFVQTAEIGEIEPQPGVSHAGWAGGPSAGGTMQHVAFNVDTDDDLLTLRDRVRSSGINIYGPIDHGMCKSMYFAGLEGLVLEIATSSEAIDHRAWIDPEVVELAGISPAELDRFVNPAAFEGQGGSVAQPQYDPDKPHPTGMPLERYLRTLAVPDDVISAPTEYSKPPVAVSASDG, encoded by the coding sequence ATGAGCGTGAAGGTGAACGGCATCCACCACCTGGCGATTTGCACCAGCGACATCAAGGCCCAGATCGAGTACTTCAGCGATGTGCTGGGTGCCGAGCTGGTCGCGTTGTACTGGATGCACGGGGTCGACGGGGCGTGGCACGGCTTCATGAAGCTCAACGATCATTCGTATGTGGCGTTCGTTCAGACCGCAGAGATCGGCGAAATCGAACCCCAACCGGGGGTCAGCCACGCCGGTTGGGCCGGTGGCCCATCGGCGGGCGGGACCATGCAGCACGTGGCCTTCAACGTCGACACCGACGACGACCTGTTGACGCTTCGCGATCGCGTCCGGTCGAGTGGTATCAACATCTACGGACCGATCGACCACGGCATGTGCAAGTCGATGTACTTCGCCGGTCTCGAGGGACTGGTCCTCGAGATAGCGACATCCAGTGAAGCCATCGACCACAGAGCCTGGATCGACCCCGAGGTTGTCGAACTCGCCGGCATCTCGCCCGCCGAGCTGGATCGCTTCGTGAATCCGGCGGCCTTCGAGGGCCAAGGCGGGTCGGTCGCCCAGCCCCAGTACGACCCAGACAAACCGCACCCGACAGGTATGCCCCTCGAGCGCTACCTGCGAACCCTGGCCGTTCCAGACGACGTCATATCGGCCCCCACCGAGTATTCGAAGCCGCCCGTGGCGGTCAGTGCTTCTGACGGCTGA
- a CDS encoding CoA transferase — protein MTNMLEGLRIVEGSAFVAAPLGGMTLAQLGADVIRFDAIGGGLDYQRWPVTDEGVSLFWAGLNKGKRSIQVDLRTAQGRELVVELITAPGDEAGIFLSNFPESGWLSYDALRSHRDDLIYMNIIGNPDESTAVDYTVNPSSGFAMATGPSGTTMPTNHVLPARDVPTGFTAALGLLAAERYRQRTGQGQLAKISLTDVAFAMVANLGYMAQAQLTKRDRVPVGNDLYGAFGRDFATADGRRVMVVAISGRQWRSLAEATEIVDHLPVIEQALGVDLSKEGDRWDARDAISAFIAPFISRHTLDELRDIFDSKGVCWGPYQTFVQLVNEDPRCSIENPMFSKIDQPGVGRILAPGTPLSFSGVERTKPAPAPRLGEHTDEILHDILGLSGAEVGKLHDTGVVAGPAD, from the coding sequence ATGACGAACATGCTTGAAGGTCTGCGCATCGTCGAAGGTTCGGCTTTCGTCGCCGCGCCGTTGGGGGGCATGACGTTGGCCCAGTTGGGGGCCGATGTCATCAGATTCGACGCCATCGGCGGCGGTCTCGACTATCAGCGCTGGCCGGTCACAGACGAAGGGGTCAGCCTGTTCTGGGCCGGTCTCAACAAGGGAAAACGTTCCATACAGGTCGACCTGCGCACGGCGCAGGGCCGCGAGCTGGTGGTCGAGCTGATCACCGCCCCGGGCGACGAGGCCGGCATCTTCTTGTCGAACTTCCCCGAGAGCGGATGGTTGTCTTATGACGCCCTGCGATCGCACCGCGACGACCTCATCTACATGAACATCATCGGCAACCCCGATGAGTCGACGGCGGTCGACTACACCGTGAACCCGTCGTCTGGGTTCGCCATGGCCACCGGCCCCTCTGGCACCACGATGCCGACCAACCATGTGCTCCCGGCGAGGGACGTTCCCACCGGCTTCACCGCCGCGCTGGGTTTGCTGGCGGCCGAGCGCTACCGGCAACGCACCGGTCAGGGTCAGCTGGCCAAGATCTCGCTGACCGACGTGGCGTTCGCGATGGTCGCAAACCTGGGTTATATGGCCCAGGCCCAACTGACCAAACGCGACCGGGTGCCGGTTGGCAACGACCTGTACGGCGCGTTCGGGCGAGATTTCGCCACTGCCGATGGCCGCCGGGTGATGGTGGTGGCCATCAGCGGGCGCCAGTGGCGCAGCCTGGCCGAGGCCACCGAGATCGTCGACCACCTGCCGGTAATCGAACAGGCCCTGGGCGTCGACCTCAGCAAGGAGGGCGACCGCTGGGACGCCCGCGACGCCATCTCGGCGTTCATCGCCCCGTTCATCTCGCGGCACACGCTCGACGAGCTTCGCGACATCTTCGACTCGAAGGGTGTTTGCTGGGGCCCGTACCAGACCTTCGTGCAGTTGGTAAACGAAGATCCGCGCTGCAGCATCGAAAACCCGATGTTCTCCAAGATCGACCAGCCCGGCGTGGGGCGCATCCTGGCACCGGGCACACCGCTGTCGTTCTCGGGTGTCGAACGCACCAAGCCCGCGCCCGCGCCCAGGTTGGGCGAACACACAGACGAGATACTGCACGACATCCTCGGACTGTCCGGAGCCGAGGTCGGCAAGCTCCACGACACGGGTGTGGTTGCCGGGCCGGCCGACTAG